From Rhodamnia argentea isolate NSW1041297 chromosome 10, ASM2092103v1, whole genome shotgun sequence, a single genomic window includes:
- the LOC115742605 gene encoding peptidyl-tRNA hydrolase 2, mitochondrial isoform X1 has protein sequence MMDLTWLSAIILGAGCLALGYYIGAYHPSRFLIPARASKGPTVATGSKKNKPKDPLEIEDLAEILEDFKMVLVVRNDLKMGKGKIAAQCSHATLGLYKKLLQRAPKALNRWETCAQPKVVVKIESEEDMLALQERAKSLKLPTHITIDAGRTQIAPNSRTVMAILGPIEVVDDVTGGLKLL, from the exons ATGATGGATTTAACATGGCTAAGTGCCATTATACTTGGGGCGGGATGCCTTGCTCTGGGATACTATATTGGTGCATATCATCCTTCTCGCTTCTTGATCCCCGCTAGAGCATCCAAAGGGCCAACTGTTGCTACTGGGAGCAAGAAGAATAAGCCAAAAGATCCCCTAGAGATTGAAGACTTGGCTGAAATCTTAGAAGATTTTAAAATG GTTTTGGTTGTGAGGAATGATCTAAAGATGGGAAAAGGGAAGATTGCCGCCCAGTGTAG TCATGCAACTTTGGGTCTCTATAAAAAGCTCCTTCAACGTGCACCAAAAGCTTTAAACAG GTGGGAGACGTGTGCACAGCCTAAGGTGGTTGTCAAAATTGAGAGTGAGGAAGATATGCTTGCTTTGCAA GAAAGGGCGAAATCACTTAAATTACCAACCCATATTACAATTGATGCAGGGAGGACACAAATTGCACCAA ATTCAAGGACCGTGATGGCTATTCTTG GACCCATTGAAGTCGTCGATGATGTGACTGGTGGACTGAAACTTTTGTAG
- the LOC115742605 gene encoding peptidyl-tRNA hydrolase 2, mitochondrial isoform X2: MMDLTWLSAIILGAGCLALGYYIGAYHPSRFLIPARASKGPTVATGSKKNKPKDPLEIEDLAEILEDFKMVLVVRNDLKMGKGKIAAQCSHATLGLYKKLLQRAPKALNRWETCAQPKVVVKIESEEDMLALQIQGP; this comes from the exons ATGATGGATTTAACATGGCTAAGTGCCATTATACTTGGGGCGGGATGCCTTGCTCTGGGATACTATATTGGTGCATATCATCCTTCTCGCTTCTTGATCCCCGCTAGAGCATCCAAAGGGCCAACTGTTGCTACTGGGAGCAAGAAGAATAAGCCAAAAGATCCCCTAGAGATTGAAGACTTGGCTGAAATCTTAGAAGATTTTAAAATG GTTTTGGTTGTGAGGAATGATCTAAAGATGGGAAAAGGGAAGATTGCCGCCCAGTGTAG TCATGCAACTTTGGGTCTCTATAAAAAGCTCCTTCAACGTGCACCAAAAGCTTTAAACAG GTGGGAGACGTGTGCACAGCCTAAGGTGGTTGTCAAAATTGAGAGTGAGGAAGATATGCTTGCTTTGCAA ATTCAAGGACCGTGA
- the LOC115742606 gene encoding probable calcium-binding protein CML18 codes for MSSGLGKGKDAMKLDDEQLAELREIFRSFDRNNDGSLTQLELGSLLRSMGLKPSPDQLEALIQKADRNSNGLVEFSEFVALVEPDLIPAKCPYTEDQLKKIFRMFDRDGNGYITAAELAHSMAKLGHALTAEELTGMIKEADTDGDGCINFQEFVQAITSAAFDNSWG; via the coding sequence ATGAGCAGTGGTCTGGGAAAGGGAAAGGATGCGATGAAGCTGGACGACGAGCAGCTGGCTGAGCTGAGGGAGATATTCAGGTCGTTCGACCGGAACAACGATGGCAGCCTGACGCAGCTAGAGCTGGGGTCGCTCCTCCGGTCGATGGGGCTGAAGCCAAGCCCCGACCAGCTGGAGGCTCTCATCCAGAAGGCCGACCGGAACAGCAACGGCCTTGTCGAGTTCTCCGAGTTTGTGGCCCTGGTAGAGCCTGATCTCATTCCTGCCAAGTGCCCCTACACCGAGGATCAGCTCAAGAAGATCTTCCGCATGTTTGACAGGGACGGCAACGGATACATCACAGCCGCCGAGCTCGCTCACTCCATGGCCAAGTTGGGGCATGCCCTCACCGCTGAGGAGCTGACGGGGATGATCAAGGAGGCTGACACAGACGGCGACGGATGCATCAATTTTCAGGAGTTTGTCCAGGCCATCACTTCTGCTGCCTTCGACAATTCCTGGGGTTAG
- the LOC115742604 gene encoding binding partner of ACD11 1-like — protein MSIRTVKVSNLSLGASERDIKEFFSFSGEIEHVEMQSGDERSQVAYVTFKDPQGAETAVLLSGATIVDQSVTIAQAPDYKLPASVPILPAAVGNRRTGESGTAVKKAEDVVTSMLAKGFILGKDAVNQARALDEKHQFTSTAAAKVASLDQKIGISEKINAGTTMVNDKVREMDQKFQVSEKTKSAFATAEQTVSSAGSAIMKNPYVLTGVSWVTGAFSRVTKAAGDVGQKTKDKVLAEEEQARRLEGYDQIHGSESPEATGGDQSSKPPPARGLIL, from the exons ATGTCG ATAAGGACCGTGAAAGTCAGCAATCTTTCTCTCGGTGCATCCGAGAGGGATATAAAGGAGTTCTTTTCGTTTTCCGGTGAAATCGAACACGTCGAAATGCAAAG tgGTGACGAGCGTTCTCAAGTTGCATATGTTACCTTCAAGGATCCCCAAGGAGCAGAGACTGCTGTTCTTCTGTCG GGAGCAACAATAGTTGACCAGTCTGTTACTATTGCTCAGGCTCCAGATTACAAGCTGCCAGCTTCTGTTCCCATCCTGCCAGCT GCTGTGGGAAACAGGAGAACAGGTGAATCTGGAACCGCTGTTAAAAAAGCGGAGGATGTTGTCACAAGCATGTTGGCCAAGGGTTTCATTTTGGGCAAAGATGCTGTTAACCAAGCGAGGGCCTTGGATGAGAAGCACCAGTTCACTTCAACTGCCGCCGCCAAAGTTGCTTCTCTCGACCAAAAGATTGGTATCAGTGAGAAGATTAATGCTGGCACAACCATGGTGAATGACAAAGTAAGGGAAATGGACCAAAAGTTCCAAGTTTCTGAGAAGACCAAGTCTGCATTTGCCACTGCAGAGCAGACTGTTAGCAGTGCTGGATCTGCGATAATGAAGAATCCTTATGTTCTGACTGGGGTTTCATGGGTCACTGGTGCATTCAGTAGAGTTACCAAGGCAGCAGGGGATGTTGGGCAGAAGACAAAAGATAAGGTTCTGGCCGAGGAAGAGCAGGCAAGAAGATTGGAAGGTTATGATCAGATTCATGGGTCCGAGTCCCCAGAAGCTACTGGTGGTGATCAATCTTCCAAGCCCCCACCTGCTCGGGGCTTGATCCTTTGA
- the LOC115742603 gene encoding syntaxin-22-like produces the protein MSFQDDVESRYGGGSSLQFDSSPPPSPSAATTQAIASGIFQINTAVASFYRLSNSLGTPKDTLLLRDKLHKTRLRISQLVKDTSAKLKEASLADHGAEISPAKKIADAKLAKDFQSVLKEFQKAQRLAAERESTFAPFVPREFVPSSYSAQEVEISPSRDSEQQSLLLESKRQDVIQLDNEIVFNETIIEEREQGIQEIQQQINEVHEIFEDLAVLVREQGVVIDDISANIESSHAATTLGTSQLVKATKLHKSTSSLGCLLLVIFGIVLLIVVIIVVA, from the exons ATGAGTTTCCAGGACGACGTTGAATCCCGATACGGAGGAGGAAGCAGCCTGCAATTCGACTCCTCGcctcctccttctccctctGCTGCCACCACTCAGGCCATCGCCTCCGGGATATTCCAGATCAACACGGCCGTCGCTTCCTTCTACCGCCTCTCCAACTCCCTCGGCACTCCCAAGGACACTCTCCTCTTGCGGGACAAGCT GCACAAAACAAGACTGCGAATTAGCCAGCTGGTGAAGGATACTTCGGCTAAACTCAAGGAAGCTAGCCTAGCTGATCACGGTGCCGAAATCAGC CCTGCAAAGAAAATAGCCGATGCAAAGCTTGCAAAAGATTTCCAATCAGTCTTGAAGGAATTCCAGAAAGCACAAAGACTCGCTGCCGAGAGGGAATCAACATTTGCTCCTTTTGTTCCTAGAGAATTTGTTCCTTCCAG TTACAGTGCTCAAGAGGTGGAAATAAGCCCATCAAGGGATTCTGAACAGCAATCTCTTCTTCTAGAGTCGAAAAG GCAAGATGTTATACAATTGGACAACGAGATTGTATTCAATGAAACCATTATTGAAGAAAGGGAACAAGGGATCCAAGAAATTCAACAGCAAATTAACGAGGTGCATGAGATTTTTGAGGATCTTGCTGTGCTAGTCCGTGAGCAAGGAGTTGTTATTG ATGACATCAGTGCCAATATAGAGAGCTCCCATGCTGCGACAACACTAGGCACTTCTCAACTTGTCAAGGCAACTAAACTTCACAAATCTACTTCGTCTCTG GGCTGTCTACTCCTGGTGATTTTTGGAATCGTTCTACTGATTGTTGTCATAATAGTCGTGGCATGA